A single Methylomonas sp. AM2-LC DNA region contains:
- the zwf gene encoding glucose-6-phosphate dehydrogenase produces the protein MTNTTFKPCDLVIYGALGDLSKRKLLVCLYRLEKHNLLEPDTRIVGVDRLDESNESFIGIAHTSLLAFLNHEIDETIWQKFSQRLSYLKIDLTQPEQYKQLAGVLDPEQRIMVNYLAVAPFLFKNICHGLQSSGVVNADTRLIMEKPIGHDLPSSKEINDVVAEVFHEDQVYRIDHYLGKETVLNLLALRFANSIFTTNWNHNTIDHIQITVGEDIGIEGRWEYFDKTGQLRDMLQNHLLQILTFVAMEPPADLSAESIHSEKIKVLKALRPITERNVEEKTVRGQYSSGYINGKAVPGYLEETGANTSSTTETFVAIRADIDNWRWAGVPFYMRTGKRTPNKRTEIVVNFKQLPHNIFKDSFRSLPANKLVIHLQPNEGVEIMMLNKVPGIDGNIKLQHTKLDLSFSETFKNSRIFGGYEKLILEALRGNTTLFLSREEIEQAWIWIDSIQSAWSKNRITPKAYPAGSWGPLASVALLARDGRGWEE, from the coding sequence ATGACAAACACAACATTTAAACCCTGCGATCTGGTCATATACGGCGCTCTAGGTGATTTATCAAAACGTAAACTATTGGTTTGCTTATATCGCCTGGAAAAACATAATCTTCTGGAACCTGATACCCGTATTGTAGGTGTAGACAGGCTGGACGAAAGTAACGAAAGTTTTATTGGAATTGCCCATACAAGCCTACTGGCTTTCTTAAACCATGAGATAGACGAGACTATTTGGCAAAAATTTTCACAACGCCTATCTTATTTAAAAATAGATCTTACACAGCCAGAACAGTATAAACAACTGGCCGGAGTGTTGGACCCTGAGCAACGCATTATGGTCAACTATCTTGCTGTGGCACCGTTTTTGTTTAAAAACATTTGCCATGGTCTACAAAGTAGTGGAGTTGTCAATGCAGACACACGCTTGATCATGGAAAAACCTATTGGTCATGACTTGCCTTCCTCCAAAGAAATTAACGATGTGGTTGCCGAAGTTTTTCACGAGGATCAAGTTTACCGCATTGACCATTATCTTGGGAAAGAGACTGTACTCAATTTATTAGCTCTGCGCTTCGCCAATTCCATTTTCACGACCAACTGGAACCATAATACTATCGATCATATTCAAATTACTGTGGGCGAAGACATAGGAATTGAAGGTCGCTGGGAGTATTTTGATAAAACAGGCCAGTTGCGTGACATGTTACAAAACCATCTGTTACAAATCCTAACTTTTGTAGCAATGGAGCCACCGGCGGATTTATCGGCTGAAAGCATCCATAGTGAAAAAATCAAAGTACTTAAAGCACTACGACCAATTACCGAACGAAATGTCGAAGAGAAAACCGTGCGAGGTCAATATAGCAGCGGTTATATTAACGGCAAGGCAGTACCAGGCTATCTTGAAGAAACGGGAGCCAATACCAGTAGCACCACTGAAACATTTGTTGCCATTCGTGCTGATATAGACAACTGGCGCTGGGCTGGCGTGCCATTTTATATGCGCACTGGCAAACGCACCCCCAACAAGCGTACGGAAATCGTCGTAAACTTCAAACAATTGCCGCACAATATATTTAAGGACAGCTTTCGAAGCCTACCTGCCAATAAACTGGTTATCCACTTACAACCCAATGAAGGCGTGGAAATCATGATGTTAAATAAGGTACCGGGTATTGATGGCAATATTAAGTTACAACATACCAAACTAGATTTAAGTTTTTCTGAAACTTTCAAAAATAGCCGTATTTTTGGTGGTTATGAAAAATTAATTCTAGAAGCGTTACGTGGCAATACCACTTTATTTTTAAGTCGCGAAGAAATTGAACAAGCCTGGATTTGGATAGATTCTATCCAATCAGCATGGTCAAAAAACCGCATCACGCCTAAAGCTTATCCAGCTGGTAGCTGGGGACCCTTAGCTTCTGTTGCTCTTCTAGCTCGCGATGGTCGCGGCTGGGAAGAATAA
- a CDS encoding MBOAT family protein yields MIGRYRHTYSLLWLTLASVFFYGWWDIRYVVLLLCSISFNYAAGYFIGKKITQPLRNGESKIALILAIFLNLLMLGYFKYANFLMVNFNQFLDTSFSINSITLPLGISFFTFTQIAFLVDTYQGKVKEFNFIHYTLFVTYFPHLIAGPVLHHKEMMPQFAKQQVCRANMNNIATGFTIFVIGLAKKTLLADSMAEFSTPIFNAVAQGGQPMLFEAWIAALAYTFQLYFDFSAYCDMAIGLSLMLNVRLPLNFNSPYKATNIIEFWRRWHITLSRFLRDYLYIPLGGNRHGKYQRHLNLMITMLLGGLWHGAGWTFIIWGGLHGIYLIINHLWRAMKAYLQIGQGGRMFNFLSGILTFGAVVVGWVFFRADTYSSAITLLRGMLGMNGISLPSLFEEKLSSYLLNNNNVIFKGLHPLVYDLNPNAAIFFITVCCLLVWATPNIAQLFQDYHPTCEDLSSHNHSASGTPLVGLTKKVMPYYQWQPSKICAWLIGVLFCFSILELNHVSEFLYFQF; encoded by the coding sequence TTGATTGGCAGGTATCGCCACACTTATTCATTACTGTGGCTTACTCTTGCCTCTGTATTTTTTTATGGCTGGTGGGATATCCGCTATGTTGTACTACTTTTATGTTCGATTAGCTTCAATTACGCTGCAGGCTATTTTATTGGCAAGAAAATAACACAGCCCTTACGGAATGGTGAATCAAAAATAGCTTTGATTCTGGCCATTTTTTTGAATTTACTGATGTTAGGCTACTTTAAATATGCCAACTTTTTGATGGTTAATTTTAACCAATTTTTAGACACCTCCTTCTCTATAAACTCTATCACTCTTCCTCTCGGCATTTCTTTCTTTACCTTTACACAAATCGCTTTCTTGGTAGACACCTACCAAGGTAAAGTTAAGGAGTTTAACTTTATACACTACACTCTATTTGTTACGTATTTTCCCCACTTAATTGCTGGCCCAGTACTGCATCACAAAGAAATGATGCCGCAATTTGCCAAGCAACAGGTGTGTCGAGCCAATATGAATAATATAGCAACTGGATTTACCATTTTCGTTATCGGTCTGGCAAAAAAAACGCTGTTGGCAGATTCTATGGCAGAGTTTTCTACACCCATTTTCAATGCCGTTGCACAAGGTGGACAGCCTATGCTCTTTGAGGCGTGGATAGCAGCTTTAGCTTATACATTCCAGTTATATTTCGATTTCTCTGCCTATTGTGATATGGCCATCGGCCTGTCACTGATGCTCAATGTCCGCCTACCTTTAAACTTTAACTCTCCATACAAAGCAACTAATATCATTGAGTTTTGGCGCCGCTGGCATATAACACTGTCTCGTTTTTTACGTGATTATTTGTATATTCCTTTAGGGGGTAACCGGCATGGCAAGTATCAACGTCATCTAAATTTAATGATCACCATGCTGCTTGGCGGGTTGTGGCACGGCGCTGGCTGGACTTTTATAATATGGGGAGGATTGCATGGCATATACCTGATTATCAACCATCTATGGCGCGCAATGAAAGCCTATCTGCAAATTGGTCAAGGAGGGAGAATGTTTAATTTTTTAAGCGGTATACTAACCTTTGGTGCAGTGGTAGTCGGCTGGGTTTTTTTTCGTGCAGACACCTACTCTTCAGCAATAACCCTTCTGCGTGGCATGCTTGGCATGAACGGCATATCCCTACCCTCCCTTTTTGAAGAAAAACTAAGCTCTTACCTATTAAACAACAATAACGTTATTTTTAAAGGGTTACATCCTTTAGTTTATGATCTAAACCCCAATGCTGCGATTTTTTTTATAACGGTATGTTGTTTGTTGGTTTGGGCAACACCGAATATAGCTCAACTTTTTCAAGACTATCATCCGACCTGTGAAGACTTGTCGAGTCACAACCACTCAGCATCAGGAACACCCTTAGTTGGGTTAACGAAAAAAGTGATGCCTTACTATCAATGGCAACCTTCTAAAATTTGTGCATGGCTGATTGGTGTACTATTTTGTTTTTCTATTTTGGAATTAAACCACGTAAGTGAGTTTTTATATTTCCAATTCTGA
- a CDS encoding methanol/ethanol family PQQ-dependent dehydrogenase has product MKKPVKNWLLASTVATLLAAPTVSTANSDLEKLTQDPANWASWGGDYAGTRYSKLSQINTQNVKTLQPAWSFSTGVLRGHEGGPLVVNGVLYIHTPFPNTVYAIDQNTKAVLWEFTPTMDADVTIPVMCCDTVNRGLAYGDGKIFLQQSDTVLTALDAKTGKRVWSVQNGDPKLGMTNTNAPIVVKDKVITGISGGEFGVRGFLAAYNIRTGQLDWKGYSMGPDKDTLINPTKTTAWKDGKTQVVGTDSGTSTWKGDQWKIGGGTTWGWYSYDPKLNLVYYGSGNPSTWNPVQRPGDNKWSMSLWARDADTGEVKWVYQMTPHDEWDYDGINETVLVDQEVKGKLHKTIVHFDRNGFGYTLDRETGELLVAEKFDKSVNWASHVDLKTGRPEVVPEFSTEAHGEDVNTVGTCPAALGSKNQQPVSYSPQTGLFYISGNHLCMEYEPFEVTYTAGQPYVGATLSMMPAGADAITGKKDGTTNLGQFTAYDAKTGKIAWSNKEQFSVWSGSVATAGGVVFYGTLEGYLKAVDAKTGKELYKFKTPSGIIGNVNTWEFQGKQYVGVLSGIGGWAGIGIAAGLDDGSSSTNSEGLGAVGAYRSLSSYTKLGGTLTVFALPN; this is encoded by the coding sequence ATGAAGAAGCCTGTAAAAAACTGGCTGCTTGCTTCGACTGTAGCTACTTTACTTGCTGCACCCACTGTATCTACTGCTAACAGCGACCTTGAAAAATTGACACAAGACCCTGCAAACTGGGCATCTTGGGGCGGTGATTACGCCGGCACTCGTTACAGCAAACTGTCGCAAATCAATACTCAAAACGTTAAAACCCTGCAACCAGCTTGGTCTTTTTCAACTGGTGTTTTACGTGGTCACGAAGGCGGACCTTTAGTTGTTAACGGTGTTCTGTACATCCACACTCCGTTTCCAAACACAGTTTACGCAATCGATCAAAATACCAAAGCAGTGCTTTGGGAATTTACCCCAACCATGGACGCCGACGTCACCATTCCTGTAATGTGTTGCGACACGGTTAACCGTGGATTAGCATATGGGGATGGCAAAATTTTCTTACAACAATCTGATACAGTTTTAACTGCATTAGATGCAAAAACCGGCAAACGCGTATGGAGCGTACAAAACGGCGACCCTAAATTGGGTATGACCAACACCAACGCACCTATTGTAGTTAAAGACAAAGTTATCACAGGTATTTCAGGTGGTGAGTTTGGCGTACGTGGCTTTTTGGCTGCATACAATATTCGTACTGGCCAGCTGGATTGGAAAGGTTACAGTATGGGTCCAGACAAAGACACTCTGATTAATCCAACTAAAACTACTGCCTGGAAAGATGGAAAAACACAAGTAGTTGGTACAGATTCTGGTACTAGTACTTGGAAAGGCGACCAATGGAAAATTGGTGGCGGTACAACTTGGGGCTGGTATAGCTACGACCCTAAACTGAACTTGGTTTATTACGGCTCAGGCAACCCTTCAACTTGGAACCCTGTTCAACGTCCAGGTGACAATAAATGGTCCATGTCATTGTGGGCTCGTGATGCAGACACTGGCGAAGTTAAGTGGGTATACCAAATGACTCCACACGACGAGTGGGATTATGATGGTATCAACGAAACTGTTCTGGTTGACCAAGAAGTTAAAGGCAAATTACACAAAACTATCGTGCATTTTGACCGTAACGGCTTTGGTTACACTTTAGACCGTGAAACTGGCGAATTATTGGTTGCTGAAAAATTCGACAAATCTGTCAACTGGGCTAGCCATGTTGATCTGAAAACTGGTCGCCCAGAAGTAGTGCCAGAATTTAGTACAGAAGCGCATGGTGAAGACGTTAATACTGTAGGTACATGCCCTGCTGCATTAGGCTCTAAAAACCAACAACCAGTTTCTTACTCTCCACAAACAGGCTTGTTCTATATTTCAGGCAACCATTTGTGCATGGAGTACGAACCATTTGAAGTAACCTATACAGCTGGTCAACCTTATGTGGGTGCAACACTGTCTATGATGCCTGCTGGCGCTGACGCCATCACTGGTAAAAAAGACGGTACAACTAACTTAGGCCAATTCACTGCTTATGATGCTAAAACTGGTAAAATTGCTTGGTCAAACAAAGAACAATTCTCTGTATGGTCTGGCTCTGTTGCAACAGCTGGCGGCGTAGTTTTCTACGGCACTCTGGAAGGTTATCTGAAAGCGGTTGATGCTAAAACCGGTAAAGAATTATATAAATTCAAAACCCCATCTGGCATCATCGGTAACGTAAATACCTGGGAATTCCAAGGTAAACAATATGTAGGCGTTCTGTCAGGTATTGGCGGCTGGGCCGGTATTGGTATCGCTGCTGGTCTGGACGATGGTTCTTCATCAACCAACTCAGAAGGTCTGGGAGCGGTTGGTGCTTACAGAAGCTTAAGCTCTTACACCAAACTGGGTGGCACATTAACTGTGTTTGCTCTGCCTAACTAA
- a CDS encoding bifunctional 4-hydroxy-2-oxoglutarate aldolase/2-dehydro-3-deoxy-phosphogluconate aldolase yields MSVSIKEVMTTSPVMPVMVINQLDQAVPLARALVEGGLKVLEITLRTPVALEAIRRIKAEVPGAIVGAGTIINTKTLDQALEAGAEFIVSPGITDSLLTAALASGVPILPGVITPSEVMRLLDKGITAMKFFPAEAAGGIPMLKSLGGPLPQVTFCPTGGVNPKNAPDYLALSNVACVGGSWMAPAELVDAGDWAEITRRAAEATALKKQ; encoded by the coding sequence ATGAGTGTATCAATTAAGGAAGTAATGACAACTTCACCCGTTATGCCGGTAATGGTGATAAACCAACTTGATCAAGCAGTCCCATTGGCACGAGCGCTGGTTGAGGGCGGTTTAAAAGTATTGGAAATTACCTTAAGGACTCCTGTTGCACTAGAAGCGATTCGTCGCATCAAAGCAGAAGTGCCGGGTGCGATAGTGGGTGCTGGTACTATTATCAATACAAAAACCTTGGATCAAGCACTGGAAGCAGGTGCTGAGTTTATTGTCAGCCCTGGCATAACGGACAGTCTGCTAACGGCTGCATTAGCCTCTGGCGTACCTATTTTACCAGGCGTTATCACGCCCAGCGAAGTCATGCGGCTACTGGATAAGGGAATTACTGCTATGAAGTTTTTCCCCGCTGAAGCAGCTGGCGGCATTCCCATGTTAAAATCACTTGGCGGCCCACTGCCACAAGTAACGTTTTGCCCCACTGGTGGAGTTAATCCGAAAAATGCACCGGATTATTTAGCATTAAGCAATGTTGCTTGCGTTGGTGGCTCATGGATGGCTCCAGCTGAGTTAGTTGATGCAGGCGATTGGGCTGAAATTACCCGCCGTGCAGCTGAAGCTACTGCATTAAAAAAGCAGTAA
- the pgl gene encoding 6-phosphogluconolactonase — translation MVREFHFEHRTHLFTALTAECHDILSESLSKNGSATLFVSGGSTPVPLYESLSKAELAWKKIKVALVDERWVDQQNPASNEALIKRSLLINNAKAATFFGMKTTDDRANKGQSQTESRYRTLPQPFTVAIVGMGIDGHTASLFPGAKGLNTALKMESEQITAAIVAKQSAVTGANTERLTLTLSALLKCERLIILLTGEDKLAVFEQAMKPGPIEELPIRGLLHQEKVPVELYWAP, via the coding sequence ATGGTTAGAGAATTTCACTTTGAGCATCGTACTCATTTGTTTACGGCGCTAACAGCCGAATGTCACGATATTTTGTCCGAATCGCTTAGCAAAAACGGCTCAGCGACATTATTCGTGTCTGGCGGCAGCACACCAGTTCCCCTTTATGAATCTTTGTCTAAAGCTGAATTGGCCTGGAAAAAAATTAAAGTAGCTTTAGTGGACGAACGCTGGGTCGATCAGCAAAACCCAGCTAGCAATGAAGCGTTAATCAAACGCAGCTTGCTAATCAATAACGCCAAGGCAGCCACATTTTTTGGCATGAAAACCACCGATGATCGAGCAAATAAAGGACAGAGCCAAACAGAAAGTCGTTACCGAACTCTACCGCAACCCTTTACTGTAGCGATCGTAGGCATGGGTATAGACGGTCACACTGCTTCATTATTTCCTGGCGCTAAAGGTCTAAATACAGCACTAAAAATGGAATCTGAGCAGATTACTGCCGCTATAGTTGCCAAACAAAGCGCTGTTACTGGTGCGAATACAGAACGACTGACTTTAACTTTGTCAGCCTTATTAAAATGTGAACGCCTGATTATTCTTTTGACTGGAGAAGACAAACTGGCTGTGTTTGAGCAGGCCATGAAACCAGGTCCAATTGAGGAATTACCTATACGAGGCTTACTACATCAGGAAAAGGTACCTGTAGAACTGTATTGGGCACCCTAA
- the edd gene encoding phosphogluconate dehydratase — protein sequence MHPVLENVTTTIKERSHTTRTAYLARVADSIDKGPYRAKLACGNLAHGFAACGTGEKQDLAQGQKPNVAIISAYNDMLSAHEPYKDYPAIIKQAIHDAGGVAQFAGGVPAMCDGVTQGQPGMELSLFSRDVIALSTAVSLSHNMFDAALYLGVCDKIVPGLLIGALSFGHLPAVFVPAGPMPSGLPNKEKVRIRQLYAEGKVGRKELLESESQSYHSPGTCTFYGTANSNQMMVEIMGLHLPGSSFINPNTPLRDELTKAAAQQALKFTALGNDFRPIAHAIDEKAIINAIIGLLATGGSTNHTIHLIAIARAAGILINWDDFDKLSKIIPLLTKIYPNGSADINHFQAAGGMGVLIAELLRNGLLHEDILTIGNHSGMTQYCQEPYLSDGQLLWRDCPDKALDNTVISSVSQPFAAGGGLHVIHGNLGRGVSKISAVAEQHQVVTAPAVVFDDQDDVVAAFKRGELEKDCIVVLRFQGPKANGMPELHKLTPPLGVLQDRGFKVALITDGRMSGASGKVPSAIHMCPECIDGGPLTKVQNGDVISLNTQTGEVNVLIDQTEFDARVPILNSAKNHHFGMGRELFGAFRANASSAETGATNLFFVD from the coding sequence ATGCATCCAGTATTAGAAAATGTGACTACTACCATAAAGGAACGTAGCCACACCACACGCACCGCTTATTTAGCAAGAGTAGCTGACAGTATTGACAAAGGCCCGTACCGTGCCAAACTGGCATGTGGCAATCTGGCCCACGGCTTTGCAGCCTGCGGCACTGGCGAGAAACAAGATCTTGCGCAAGGTCAAAAACCTAATGTTGCAATAATCTCCGCCTACAATGATATGTTATCCGCACACGAGCCTTACAAAGATTATCCGGCAATTATTAAACAAGCCATCCACGATGCCGGAGGTGTTGCTCAATTTGCTGGTGGCGTACCAGCCATGTGCGATGGTGTAACCCAAGGTCAACCTGGAATGGAATTATCGCTGTTTAGTCGCGATGTAATTGCTCTCTCCACTGCCGTCAGCCTTAGCCACAATATGTTTGATGCCGCTTTATACTTAGGTGTTTGCGATAAAATCGTACCGGGTTTATTGATAGGCGCACTCAGCTTTGGTCATCTACCAGCGGTTTTTGTGCCTGCCGGCCCAATGCCAAGCGGCTTGCCGAATAAGGAGAAAGTGCGTATTCGACAACTCTACGCGGAAGGAAAAGTTGGACGCAAAGAACTGTTAGAATCTGAATCACAATCCTATCACAGCCCAGGTACTTGTACGTTCTACGGCACGGCTAACAGCAATCAAATGATGGTCGAGATTATGGGCTTGCACCTACCGGGCAGCTCTTTCATCAACCCTAATACTCCACTAAGAGACGAGTTAACCAAAGCAGCTGCTCAACAAGCATTGAAATTCACTGCACTTGGCAATGATTTTCGACCTATAGCCCATGCCATTGACGAAAAAGCCATCATCAATGCCATCATTGGCTTACTAGCTACAGGCGGCTCTACCAATCACACTATACATTTAATAGCTATTGCCCGTGCTGCGGGCATCTTAATTAACTGGGACGATTTCGATAAGTTGTCAAAAATCATCCCATTGCTAACCAAAATTTATCCAAATGGCTCTGCTGACATTAATCATTTTCAAGCGGCGGGTGGCATGGGTGTATTGATAGCAGAGCTATTGCGTAATGGCTTGTTACACGAAGACATTTTAACTATAGGCAACCATTCGGGCATGACACAATATTGCCAGGAACCCTATCTAAGCGACGGCCAACTACTCTGGCGTGATTGCCCAGATAAAGCACTGGACAACACCGTCATTAGCTCAGTCTCGCAACCGTTTGCAGCCGGTGGTGGTTTACATGTTATTCATGGTAATTTAGGTCGTGGCGTATCAAAAATATCAGCTGTTGCCGAACAACACCAAGTAGTAACGGCACCTGCCGTTGTATTCGATGATCAGGATGATGTAGTTGCGGCCTTTAAACGTGGTGAACTGGAAAAAGATTGTATTGTGGTACTGCGCTTTCAAGGGCCAAAAGCGAATGGCATGCCAGAACTGCATAAATTGACCCCCCCTCTTGGTGTGTTGCAAGACAGAGGCTTTAAAGTAGCTCTCATTACAGACGGCAGAATGTCGGGGGCCTCTGGAAAAGTGCCTTCCGCAATTCATATGTGTCCAGAATGCATAGATGGTGGCCCGTTGACCAAGGTACAGAATGGCGATGTAATTTCCCTCAACACTCAAACAGGCGAAGTCAATGTCTTAATTGATCAAACTGAGTTTGATGCACGAGTTCCCATATTAAACTCTGCAAAAAATCATCATTTTGGTATGGGGCGTGAACTATTTGGTGCTTTTCGCGCCAATGCTTCGTCAGCCGAAACCGGAGCAACCAATTTGTTTTTTGTTGATTAA
- a CDS encoding quinoprotein dehydrogenase-associated putative ABC transporter substrate-binding protein: MKIFSTSTKHLALLSLVLVISNANAQDKFKVCADPLHPPYSTKDLTGYENKIAELFAQQLGQELEYTWFPERMGFIRNTLKAETDNNKGFKCDVVMGLPTGSDIADTTKAYLHSTYVLLIAKGRGWDDISDPSQLYNLPLPKQEQIKIAMFDRGPGTDWLQKHGLLEQGIPYQSMTGDGENNTAMHIEKDLRSGAIDMVILWGPMAGYIQSQNPNNYISIPMQSAEGIKFDFSISMAVRQGDNKRKQQLNELITQNKDKIHDIIGSYGIIMLPEESQKQQNQ; this comes from the coding sequence ATGAAAATCTTTTCGACTTCCACAAAACATCTAGCGCTACTGAGCTTGGTACTAGTAATAAGCAACGCGAATGCGCAAGATAAATTCAAGGTCTGTGCAGACCCGCTACATCCTCCTTACTCAACTAAAGATCTGACAGGTTATGAAAATAAAATTGCTGAACTTTTTGCTCAGCAATTAGGTCAGGAACTGGAATATACTTGGTTTCCTGAACGCATGGGTTTCATTCGCAATACCCTAAAAGCAGAAACTGACAACAACAAGGGCTTTAAATGTGACGTGGTGATGGGATTACCAACGGGATCAGATATTGCCGATACTACAAAGGCTTACTTACATTCCACCTATGTGTTATTAATTGCAAAAGGTCGGGGATGGGATGATATATCCGACCCATCGCAATTGTATAATCTGCCTTTACCAAAACAAGAACAAATAAAAATTGCCATGTTTGATAGAGGCCCTGGGACAGACTGGCTGCAAAAGCATGGTTTACTAGAGCAAGGTATACCCTACCAAAGCATGACCGGAGATGGTGAAAATAATACCGCAATGCACATTGAAAAAGACTTACGCTCCGGTGCTATTGATATGGTCATTTTGTGGGGGCCTATGGCAGGCTATATTCAGTCTCAAAACCCAAACAACTATATTTCCATACCTATGCAATCGGCTGAAGGCATAAAATTTGATTTTTCTATCTCCATGGCGGTACGTCAAGGTGATAACAAACGCAAACAACAACTGAATGAATTAATTACCCAGAATAAAGATAAAATACACGACATCATTGGAAGTTACGGCATTATCATGCTGCCAGAAGAGAGTCAAAAACAACAAAACCAGTAA